A region from the Benincasa hispida cultivar B227 chromosome 12, ASM972705v1, whole genome shotgun sequence genome encodes:
- the LOC120092947 gene encoding non-lysosomal glucosylceramidase, with translation MVSGNLFHCRKNSWPPEEYISKSTLQLFDFDSASPPEQAWRRKLNGHANLLKEFSVTFVEAIKMVRLGIRLWSYVREEASQGRKAPIDPFTRESCKPSASQGVPLGGMGSGSISRGFRGEFRQWQIIPGTCEASPVMANQFSIFISRDGGSKKYASVLAPGQHEGLGKAGDSGISSWGWNLDGQHSTYHALFPRAWTVYDGEPDPELKVSCRQISPFIPHNYRDSSLPTAVFVYTLVNTGRERAKVSLLFTWANSIGGISHLSGDHVNEPFIDEDGVSGVLLHHKTAKGNPPVTFAIAACETQNVSVTVLPSFGLSEGSCITAKGMWNKMVQDGQFDRDNFNSGPSMPSSPGETLCAAVAASAWVEPHGKCTVAFSLSWSSPKVKFLKGFSYHRRYTKFYGTSEKAAQTLAHDALTNYKRWEDEIEKWQRPVLMDERLPEWYKFTLFNELYFLVAGGTVWIDSSFVGKKVRNDQDELARIKDGDVKATEAKVSGRGEEVSRTTTTTTLDGFAGVEFDDENSTSSSHASEDELMVPLKRGYTDRSYQTYKVLEPGNPDEDVGRFLYLEGVEYVMWCTYDVHFYASYALLELFPKIELNIQRDFAKAVLSEDGRKVKFLADGKYGIRKVRGAVPHDLGTHDPWNEMNAYNIHDTSRWKDLNTKFVLQVYRDFAATRDMSFGVDVWPSVRAAIEYLEQFDRDGDGVIENDGFPDQTYDTWTVHGISAYCGCLWVAALQAAAAMAHELGDRDFAETCKSKFLKARPVLEAKLWNGSYFNYDSGSSSNSKSIQADQLAGQWYTASSGLPPLFDDFKIKSALRKIYDFNVMKVRGGRMGAVNGMHPNGKVDETCMQSREIWTGVTYGVAATMILAGMEEEAFRTAEGIFLAGWSEEGFGYWFQTPEAWSMDGHYRSLIYMRPLSIWGMQWALSLPKAILEAPKINVMDRIHVSSSNTKFFNHETGVRRIATKAKCFGDSVFNCAC, from the exons ATGGTTAGTGGAAATTTGTTTCACTGTAGAAAGAACTCATGGCCACCGGAAGAGTATATCAGCAAGTCGACTTTGCAGCTG TTCGATTTTGATAGTGCTTCACCACCGGAACAAGCCTGGAGAAGGAAATTGAATGGCCATGCGAATCTTCTTAAAGAATTTAGTGTCACATTTGTTGAGGCGATTAAAATG GTTCGACTTGGTATTCGCTTGTGGTCCTACGTAAGGGAAGAGGCATCCCAAGGAAGG AAAGCACCTATTGATCCATTCACCAGAGAAAGTTGCAAACCTTCAGCATCTCAAGGGGTTCCACTTGGAGGAATGGG AAGTGGCAGTATATCCAGAGGGTTTAGGGGCGAGTTCAGACAATGGCAAATTATTCCTGGTACATGTGAAGCTTCTCCTGTCATGGCCAATCAATTTTCT ATTTTTATCTCTAGAGATGGAGGAAGTAAAAAATATGCGTCTGTCTTGGCTCCTGGTCAACACGAAGGCTTAGG GAAAGCTGGAGACTCGGGGATATCATCATGGGGATGGAATCTTGATGGTCAGCATTCCACATATCATGCTTTGTTCCCTAGGGCATGGACAGTATATGACG gtgaGCCAGATCCAGAACTTAAAGTTTCATGTAGGCAAATATCACCATTTATCCCACATAATTATCGAGATAGCAGTCTTCCCACAGCTGTTTTTGTATATACA TTGGTAAATACGGGACGAGAAAGGGCGAAAGTGAGCCTTCTTTTTACTTGGGCG AATTCAATAGGAGGCATCTCACATTTATCTGGCGATCATGTGAATGAGCCATTTAT AGACGAAGATGGAGTTTCTGGAGTGCTTCTACATCACAA GACTGCTAAGGGGAATCCTCCAGTTACCTTTGCCATAGCTGCATGTGAGACGCAAAATGTTAGTGTGACAGTTTTACCATCTTTTGGACTATCTGAAGGAAGTTGCATCACAGCGAAGGGCATGTGGAATAAAATGGTGCAG GATGGGCAATTTGATCGTGATAACTTCAATTCGGGACCAAGCATGCCTTCCTCACCTGGAGAGACACTTTGTGCTGCAGTTGCAGCCTCTGCATGGGTAGAACCTCATGGAAAATGCACTGTCGCATTTTCTCTTTCATGGTCATCTCCAAAAGTGAAATTTTTGAAGGGATTCTCATATCAtag GAGGTACACGAAGTTCTATGGTACTTCTGAAAAGGCTGCTCAGACTTTGGCACATGATGCACTTACAA ATTATAAAAGATGGGAAGATGAGATTGAGAAATGGCAGAGGCCTGTCCTCATGGATGAAAGGCTACCTGAATG GTATAAGTTCACATTGTTTAACGAGCTTTACTTTCTGGTTGCTGGTGGCACAGTTTGGATTG ATTCTTCCTTCGTGGGTAAAAAAGTGCGGAATGATCAAGATGAACTAGCTAGAATAAAAGATGGTGATGTAAAAGCTACAGAAGCTAAAGTTAGTGGCAGGGGAGAAGAAGTCTCCAGGACTACGACCACCACTACTCTTGATGGGTTTGCTGGCGTTGAATTTGATGATGAAAATTCTACTTCCAGTTCCCATGCAAGTGAGGATGAGTTGATGGTTCCATTGAAAAGGGGCTATACTGACCGCTCTTATCAAACATACAAAGTATTGGAGCCAGGAAATCCTGACGAAGATGTTGGTAGGTTTCTTTACTTGGAAGGAGTAGAATATGTAATGTGGTGCACATATGATGTGCATTTTTATGCTTCCTATGCCCTTCTTGAGCTATTTCCCAAGATTGAGCTCAATATTCAACGGGACTTTGCCAAAGCAGTCTTATCAGAGGACGGAAGAAAAGTGAAGTTTCTTGCTGATGGAAAATATGGAATCCGTAAAGTGAGGGGCGCTGTTCCACATGACCTTGGGACACATGATCCTTGGAATGAAATGAATGCTTACAATATCCACGATACAAGCCGGTGGAAGGATCTGAACACGAAGTTTGTGCTTCAGGTTTATAGAGATTTTGCTGCAACCCGGGACATGTCATTTGGAGTTGATGTTTGGCCCTCTGTTCGTGCTGCAATAGAGTACCTGGAACAATTTGATAGAGATGGTGATGGTGTTATTGAGAATGATGGATTTCCGGACCAGACCTATGATACTTGGACTGTTCATGGTATTAGTGCATACTGTGGCTGTCTATGGGTTGCTGCTTTGCAAGCTGCAGCAGCAATGGCCCATGAGCTGGGCGACCGAGATTTTGCCGAAACTTGCAAGAGTAAATTTCTAAAAGCCAGACCGGTTTTGGAAGCAAAACTGTGGAATGGTTCTTATTTCAACTATGACAGTGGATCAAGTAGTAATAGTAAATCAATACAAGCTGATCAACTAGCAGGGCAATGGTATACAGCATCTTCTGGTTTGCCTCCTCTGTTTGATGACTTCAAAATCAAAAGTGCCCTAAGAAAAATCTACGATTTCAATGTGATGAAAGTTAGAGGAGGTAGGATGGGGGCTGTAAATGGGATGCATCCGAATGGAAAGGTGGATGAGACCTGCATGCAGTCGCGTGAAATATGGACTGGTGTTACCTATGGTGTTGCAGCTACGATGATCCTTGCTGGTATGGAGGAGGAAGCATTTAGAACGGCAGAGGGTATCTTCCTTGCTGGGTGGTCAGAAGAGGGATTTGG GTACTGGTTCCAGACTCCTGAGGCTTGGTCCATGGATGGGCACTA